The Alteribacter populi genomic sequence ATGGTGATGAAGAAAGCTACCAAATTGTCGGGCGCGCGGAAGCAGACCCGATCGAGGGCAAAATCTCAAATGATTCCCCAATGGCACAAAGTCTCCTTGGAAAAACAATCGGAGATAAAGTCTCAGTTCAAACACCAGGCGGCGATATGGAAGTTGAAATTTTAGAGGTAAATTAATTCTAGAGAATCCTTTTAAGCTTTATGCTTGAAGGATTCTTTTTTAAAAGTAAAGTATAAGGGGAGAGCTACCTTCACGCCGCTCGTCAGGAAATATTACCCTTAGATCATGTAAAAATCTAAATCTAAGTTAATGAGGACGAAAGCTTCTCGTAATTCTTTATTAAATGAGCTATAATATCATGTATGTTTAGAGTGGAGGAGGATGTCATTAATGACAAAGTACGAAACATATAATGGACCAAGCCGATCAAACAATAGAAAAAAACAAAGAATGAATAGGATATTAAATGCGGCGATCGGCCTTGTAGTCGTCACAATCTTCCTAGTCGCTGGGTTTACTATATTCGGAGGCGGAAATGACTCAGAACCAGCCATGGTTGCTGACGAGAATGAAGATGACACAGAAGTAGATAATGACGAGGAAAATATAGAGAGATCGGAAAGTGAAGAGGAGCTAAACACTAATACAGAAGGTAGTCAAGAAGATTCTAGCAATGGAGACGGAAGTTCTGATCCAGAGACAACAGATTTGAGTGAAGGAACAGAGGAAGAAGATATAGAAGAAGAGGAATCTGACGAAAATGAAGAATCAGATTCTGAGAATAGAGACAGCCCTGTTGGAGAAGGAAACTGGGAGCCGATCGGAACCGTTCAGGAAGAACCATTTACAGCTGTTTACGACAGCAGCCATGTAAACTGGGATGAAATGACCGAAGCGCTGAAGTATGCAACAGAAATAGATGGTGATATGACCATTTGGTATTTAGGTAATGGTGGCGATGCCCAAAGTGCTGTTGGAACTGTAAGTGGTGACGATGGCCAAAAGTATGAGGTTCGCATAGAATGGGTAGAGAATAGAGGCTGGAAGCCCATTTATGTTGAAGAAACAAGCTGATAAATAAACGGCAGTAAGCTTAATAGGTAATATCGAGGTACGTATTGCTTCAAGGGTGTCCCAAAGGTAAAACCTTTTGGGGCACCCTTTCTCATGAGTTAAGAAAGTATAAAAATCTACGTTTCTGTGTCTAGCTCCAGGCGCCTTGCGCTTTTCTTGTGAGTTCCGAAAGTATAAGGCTCTTTTTGCATAGTCAGATTTTTTTATTGATAAATAGAATGAGCGAGAATGAGCGAAAGGCGGCGACTCCAGCGATAAAAGCAACAATGGTTTTCTTACGACGAAGAACCGCAGGGTGATTTTCCCTAAGGAGGCTGAAGCGTCCGCCTGTAGCGGATTTGAGCGGTAATCTATCTTAGTCAAAAGCAACAATCTTTTAGAAATCAGCATTAATAAAAGACCGCTATGCGATTTATCTTAGTTACTTGAACGAAAATGAACAACGGCTGTATAGAACGGCTTCCCGCTTTCTCCTACTGTGACTTGATGTGACACACTGTTGACCCGAAGAAGAATCGCTTGATTATCTTCAATTTTTCGTTGAATTCGTTCCTCGAGCCCTTTCAAACTATCGGCTTCAAAAAACTCGACCTTATCTTTAATTCCATCAGTATGGATAAACATGAAGATGACACTCCTTTAAAATTTCTTTATTAAGCATACTAAAAGTTGTTACTTCAGGACAAGAAAAAAATGATGCTCGTACGAGGTGTTGTTGGTCTGTATTACTTTTGCAGTAAATAGCACCTTGTCTACCTTTGTGTGATTCGTTATGATAAAGGGTGTGTGTGAAACTTTTTACAAAAGAAAGGAAATGCCTAATGAGAGTGGGAATAATTGGTGCGATGGAAGAGGAAGTGGAGCTTTTAAAGAAAAAGATGCACTTGCGTGAAGAACAGGTTATTGCAGGATGTGAATTTTTCTTTGGCAAGCTTCAAGGGGTTGAAGTAGTCCTCTCTAAATCGGGGATCGGGAAAGTAAATGCCGCGATCT encodes the following:
- a CDS encoding YrrS family protein; translation: MTKYETYNGPSRSNNRKKQRMNRILNAAIGLVVVTIFLVAGFTIFGGGNDSEPAMVADENEDDTEVDNDEENIERSESEEELNTNTEGSQEDSSNGDGSSDPETTDLSEGTEEEDIEEEESDENEESDSENRDSPVGEGNWEPIGTVQEEPFTAVYDSSHVNWDEMTEALKYATEIDGDMTIWYLGNGGDAQSAVGTVSGDDGQKYEVRIEWVENRGWKPIYVEETS
- a CDS encoding DUF2536 family protein; the encoded protein is MFIHTDGIKDKVEFFEADSLKGLEERIQRKIEDNQAILLRVNSVSHQVTVGESGKPFYTAVVHFRSSN